Below is a window of Flavobacterium sp. N2820 DNA.
AGGTGACCAAATTAAGTGTGAAGAAATTACCAAACAAACAATAGAGGAAACCATTGCTGTTATCAAGCAAAATGTTGCTTTAGATGACACAACTACAATTGTATTTTTTAGTTTAGATAACAAAACTTTTAATCGCTACAGCCATGCCGAAATTTCTGGTTTTTATAGTTCTTTTACTAAGTAGTTTTAGTAAGGTTAGCGCTTGTGGTTATTCGCCTTATGGTGAAGATGTTCGATATTGTTTGTTGCAACCACATTTATTTAACTATACAAGTTATAGTCCGTTTAATTACAATGCAAGTTTGTGGGGTTTTAATTTCGAATATAGCACCGAAAGTATAGAAGCAAATATTTTAGATTGGCACAACTATACGAATAAGAAAGTACCAATTTATGCGATTCAAGAGTTCAATTACAAATTAAAAGTAACTGATATTCATTCTAACAGTACAAATGAATTTATTCGTTATTTGTATGCGAATAAAAAAACAGATGCTATTGCTTATTTAAAAATGGCGAAAGAATGTGAGGTTGTAAATAGTTTAAATGTTGAAGATCCTTGGGAAAGAAATCAGTTAAGTATTAATACAAATAGAAAGACTTTTTTAAACAAGTTAGTACGTATAACAAACGAGCAAAAAAATGAGTATTTTAAAAGAAAATATGCCTTTTTGACCATACGTTTGGCATTTTATGCAAATGATGTTGAATTGATTAAAAAGATATTCACTACAAATTACACTGATAGCCAAAAAGATTATTTATACTATTGGAGTTTGTTTTTTTATTCTTTTGCAAAAGACGACAAATCGTTTATGATGGATGCTGCTAATTTGATGGCTAATTGTCCTGAAAAATTTTATGCGAGTTATTATTTTCATCATGATAATTTTAAGCTTGAAGAAGCTTTGTCCTTTGCTAAAACTAAAACAGAAATTGCTAATTTGTATGCGTATGCATCGGTACAACGATTGGATAGAAATTTAGATTATTTAAAAAAAATTCACAAAAATCAACCCAATTCAAAAATCTTAAGTTTTCTGTTATTGCGAGAAATTAATAAGTTAGAAGATTGGATTTATACGCCATATTATACCAATTATAATCCGTCAACTAATTTTTGGAAAGAAAATACGACAACACAAACTTTACGAATGCGTTCCGAAAATGATCGTTTGTATGCCAAAGAAGTGTTGCAGTTTCTACAATCAATTGATTTGAATAAAACAGAAAATCCAATGTTATGGAAAGCGGCTAAAATTCAGGTTGAATTTATGTCTCGTGATTTTGCTTCTTGTTTACAATCTATTCGTCAATTTGAAAAGCAATTTTCTAAAGAAGAAGCTGTTTTCGGGCAAGTTCAGTTGATAAAAGCATTGGTAATTACGGCAAATCAAGAGTTTGGAAAAGCAATTATCCAACCCGAAATTCACTCAATTATTCTAAAAAACAAAAGTGATAGTAGATTTTTATTTGCTTTGGGAAGAGAATTAGAGTTTAAAGGAAATATTCAAGACGGAATGGCTTTGATGGCTTCTTTAGACCAAATTTCAAATGAAGTTGAATGGCAAGGTAATCGTTCGGTTACTTCAGGAAATTTGAATGAGTTTTACACGTATTTTGATTATTTAGATTTTGTGTATTCGGCAAATGATTTACAAAAAATCGCAAATCGTCTTAAAAAACCAATGAAGAGTGATTTTGAACGAGAAATTTATAGTGTCTTACTTAGAGATCAGTTGCAAATATTAGATTTGTTAGGAACAAAGTACATACGAGAAGATAAATTAGGAAATGCTTTAGCAATTTTTAAATCGATGGATAAAAAATATTGGGAAGATAATTACAATCCATGGGAGCGCGGTAATTATAACGAATATTATGCTTTTGACCAAAATCCATTTTTTACCTTTAAAAATACAGGAGAATTTATTAAACCAAGAGAAAAGTTTAATGTAAACAAGTTAACGATTACCGAACATTTAATAAAATATTTAAAAATCGCCAATAATCCACAAACCAAAAATAAAGATTACTATTATTTTATAATTGCGAATTGCTATCATAATATGTCGCAATACGGTCATTCATGGATGCTCAGACGATTTCAAAGTTATACATATTGGGGTTATGGAACAAATGAATACATGAACGAATCTTACATTGATGAATATGAATATCGTGCCAATAAAAAGGCACTACAATATTATGATTTAGCTTATCAAAATGCTAAAACAAACAAGTTTAAAGCGCTTTGTCTAAGAATGATGGATTATGCTGAACACCAAACCTATTCTTCTTCAAAACGAGTTGATAAAGTTTACCCTCAATATGCAAAAGAATTATCGGGTTGTGAAAATTTAGAAGATTTTTTCAAAAGTAGGAGATAAATAAAAAGGTTCGCTAATGCGAACCTTTTTATTTATTTTTTAACTTCTTTATTCTTTTTATAAATTGGAATAAAATAACTTATCGTATAATTCAAACCAGCACCAAATTTTCCGTCGTAGGTGCGGTTAAAGCCTGGAATATATAAATTATCAAAGTTTTCAGGTTTTTTATTCGAAACCAAATAGTTCAGTCGCAACGAAAAACCTAAATATAAATTATCAAATAATTCAGCTTTTACACCACCGATAACTTCAACCCAACTGGCATTTAATCCACTGAATTTTTCACCAGAAGTTATTATAGATTCACCATAATAATTAGTAGGATCATAAATTTTGTACGAATTTAAAGTTTGACTAAAACTACTTACTCCATAACGCATTCCTACATAAATCATGTTTTCCATGTCCAACCAGTTTTCAAAAGAATTGTAGTCGAAACCAACTTTAAAATAGGTTCCTTTTGTCGTAAAGTTTAATCGATCGTCGTCAACCGTTTTTTCTTCATTACCCAATTCTCCTGCAAGGTAAAATTTTCGAGTCAGTCGATAGTCTGCAACAACTTCTAATCCTTTGTAATTGTCATCATAAAGCGATTTTGTTAATCGGTGCAAATCAACTCCAACACGTAAACCATACCGTTCTGGATAAACCACTTTTGTGGTGTCTTTTTTTTGTGCGTTTCCAGTTATCGAAAAACACAGTAAAGCGATACTAAAAATAAATCTTAACATGTACTTCATTTTCGTTTTCGATATTAGGTTGAGTAACTACAATATTTTGAATCCAACTATCCGTGTCAGGAATAAAAACAACTGGATCTGTTGCATTTAATTGAAATATGGCTTTGTATCCACAAGCTCTTGAAATATAGATTTCGCTAGTGGCATAATTAAATGTAATAGCATCAGGATTATCATCTGTAAAGTCGATTAAATCACCACCATTCTCAATAAAATTTAAAGTGGTTGTTGTAGCGTTTGTTCGTAAAGGCACTTCAATTTTACTCACTGCTGTAAACGAAAAACGAGCATCAAAAGTAGGTTCTCCAACGCCTAAATTGGTTACATTTTTCAAAACGTTAGGATTATCCGCATCATAGAACTCAATCACCATGAATGGTGTATCTGAATTTCCATCAACGCAAATGTCATCTTTTTCGCAACTTGAAAACGATAAAGTTAAAAGAATAAATAGGAATAATTTATAATTCATAATTTTTTATTTTAATTCCAAAAGCACAACGTTTTCGACATGATGCGTTTGTGGAAACATATCTACAGGGCGCACTCGAACTACTCTGTATTTTTCGTCCATTAAGGCTAAATCTCGTGCTTGTGTAGCCGAATTACAACTTACGTATACAATTTTTGGTACACCCGTTTTCAATAACATTTCTACTACATCTTTATGCATTCCATCTCTCGGTGGATCGGTAATAATAACATCTGGTTGTCCGTGTTGATTGATGAATTCATCGTTGAAAACATTCTTCATATCACCCACATAAAACTCACAATTGGTAATGTTATTGCGTGTTGCATTTGCTTTTGCATCAATAATCGCTTCTGGAACAGCTTCAACACCAATTACTTTCTTTGCTTTTTTGGATACAAATTGCGCAATAGTTCCTGTACCAGTATATAAATCGTAAACAGTTTCATTTCCAGTTAAACCTGCAAATTCTCTAGTGATTTTGTATAATTCATACGCTTGATCCGAATTGGTTTGATAGAATGATTTTGCATTAATACTAAAATGCAAACCTTCCATTTCTTCCAAGATATAATCACGCCCTTTAAATAAAATAATCTCTTGGTCATACAATGTATCATTCAGTTTTTGGTTGATAACATATTGTAACGACGTAATTTGAGGAAAACGTTCTGCCAAGAAATTC
It encodes the following:
- a CDS encoding DUF6048 family protein, producing MLRFIFSIALLCFSITGNAQKKDTTKVVYPERYGLRVGVDLHRLTKSLYDDNYKGLEVVADYRLTRKFYLAGELGNEEKTVDDDRLNFTTKGTYFKVGFDYNSFENWLDMENMIYVGMRYGVSSFSQTLNSYKIYDPTNYYGESIITSGEKFSGLNASWVEVIGGVKAELFDNLYLGFSLRLNYLVSNKKPENFDNLYIPGFNRTYDGKFGAGLNYTISYFIPIYKKNKEVKK
- a CDS encoding DUF6452 family protein gives rise to the protein MNYKLFLFILLTLSFSSCEKDDICVDGNSDTPFMVIEFYDADNPNVLKNVTNLGVGEPTFDARFSFTAVSKIEVPLRTNATTTTLNFIENGGDLIDFTDDNPDAITFNYATSEIYISRACGYKAIFQLNATDPVVFIPDTDSWIQNIVVTQPNIENENEVHVKIYF